The window AGCCCAGCTTGATCTGCCGGTCCTCCAGGCCCCGGTTGGCCGCACTGGCGATGGGGGCCGAGCCAAGGTAGACCGTGCGCGCCACGCGGCGGCTGGCCGAGAACTTGCCCAGGTTGGGCACCTCAGCGTCCAGCTTCAGCGGCAACGAGCTGGGGCCATCCACATCCTTCTCCAGGATCGGCACCCAGTTGTCCGAGAGATAGCGCGTCAGCTCAAACTGCACGCGCGGCTCCTCAATCGGGATGGTGGCGGGCATGATCAGCGCGTTGCGGTCGCCCTTCTCCCACAGGCTATGGATGACGGCGGCCATCAGGCGCAACACGCCACGGGTGCGCTGGAACTTGACCAGCGTAGACCAGTCGGTGTACAGCCGGTCGAAGATCTCGGGGTGGATGGGGTAGGCCGCCTTGATGCGCTGCTCGTAGCTGCTCTCGCGGCAGTCGGGCGGGAACTCCTGCTGCTGGGTGCGGTAGAGGTCGGCGAAGGCCCGCGCTACCACATCGCGGTCCTTGAACTGCGCGGGGTCGCTCAGCGGCTCGAACAGACGCCGCCGCACGATCTCGAAGCCCTCCTCGGCGCTGGCCGGTCGCCACGAGGACTCCACGCGCCCGATCACGTTGCGCAGGCGGTCGAGCGCCTCGCGCCCGCGCTGGCCGCCGACCTCGGCGTCGTCGGTCTGGGTGTGGGGCGAGCCGGTGGTGTCGGAGGCGGGCAGGCTGATGACCAGCAGGCAGTTTTTGGCCAGCTTGGCCGACTCGGTGAGGGCCTGCGCGAAGGTGAACTGGGTCTCGAAGCCGCCCGCCGGGAGGTCGCTCTGGTCATGGAGCTGGCGGGCGTAGGCCACCCACTCGTCGATCAGGATGAGGCAGGGGCCGTAGTCGTTGAACAGGGTGCGCAGGGCGTCGCCGGGGCTGGTGGCCCGCTCGTCGTCGAGCCGCACGCGCTCAAAGGCCTGCCGCCCGCCGAGCTGCCAGGCCAGCTCGCCCCAGAGCGTGCGCACCACGGTGCCGTCGGGCTTGACCGAGGGGTTGCCCGGCGAGATCTTGTTGCCCACCAGCACCACGCGGCGGGCCGTGGGCAGCGTCTCCACGCCCGCCGTCGCCATCACGCGGTCGATCCCGGCCAGCTCAGTGGGCTTCACGCCCGAGACCAGGTGGTAGAGCGCGAGCATGGAGTGGGTCTTGCCGCCGCCGAAGTTGGTCTGGAGCTGCACCACGGGGTCGCCGCCCGCGCCCTGAAGGCGCTGGAGCGCGCCGACCAGCAGGCTGATCAGGCTCTCGGTCAGGTAGGTGCGGCGGAAGAACTCGATGGGGTTGCGGTACTCGTCGCTGCCCTCGCCCAGGTGGACCTGCCAGAGGTCGGCGGCGAACTCGGCCTGCTGGTAGCGCCCGCTGGCCACGTCCTTGTGCGGCGTGACCACCTCGCGCCAGGGCTTGAGCGCGCCGGTGACGGTGCTCTCGATGGCGCTGCTCTTGCGGCGCTCGCTGCGCACCTGCTCGTCGAAGAACAGGCGCATCAGCTCCATACGCATGCGCTCGGCCTCATCGGCCTGCGGGGCGGTGATGGCGGTGAGCAGCCGCGCCACCGAGTCGAGGGCGCGCTGGGCGTCGTTGGTGGAGAAGGTGGCTTGGTGCGCCCACTTGTTGCGGTACTCGCGCAGCTCGCTGACCAGGCTGCGCTCGCCAAAGCCCAGGGTCTTGCGGAAGACCTCGTTCCACTGCTCCCACATCAGGCGCAGCAGCGCGGCCACATCCAGGTGCGGGGTGTTCTCATCGGTCCAGGTCAGCTCGTTCCGCCAGCCGTTGGTGACGGTCGTAACCCAGTATTTGCCATACTGCGCCTGAAGCTCGCGCTCGATGAAGGGCTGAAGCCCCTGGCGCAGCAGCTCCATCGCCTTACCCACGCGCTCGTAGTTGGTGGTTGCCATGGTGGTATCTCTCCCTTAGAACAGGCTCTGCTGCGTTGGGGTCGCGTCCGATGCGGTGGCCGCAAGCTGCGCCATCTCCATCCAGCTCTGCACGAGGCCGTTGTAGGCCAGCGCCTCCGCCGCGCGCTTCTTGCGCTCGCAGATGGTGTAGAGGCGGTAGGCCAGCTCGCGGGCGGTGTCCGCCCGTGGGCCAAGCGTGGCCAGCAGGCTGGCCGCCGCGCCCTCGCCCGCCGCCAGCGCCCGCACGAGGTGGTGAACCATCTCCCAGACGGTCAGGCGGTCATCGGCAGCGGGGTTCCAGTCCGCAGGCAGCTCCTCCGGGCGCAGCAGGCGCACCTTGCCCGCGCTGGCGGCCAGCAGGCCCGCGTGGACAAGGCCGCTCACGCTGGTGTTCTTGGCCTTGGAGAGCGTCTCGGCCACGCCATACTCGGCTGCGTCGAAGCCATACTGCTCGAACCAGGCGAGCGCCCAGCGCGTGTCGGTGTCGAAGTCGCCCTCCTGCTCGGCCAGCACCTCATCCAGGATCTCGTTGATGAGCTTGAGCGCCTCGCGCACGCTGAGCGGCGCACCGCTGGCGTCGATGACCTTGCTGTAGCGCGTGAAAATCGCCATGCCAGGACCGATGGCGGCCTGG is drawn from Chloroflexia bacterium SDU3-3 and contains these coding sequences:
- a CDS encoding ATP-binding protein, whose product is MATTNYERVGKAMELLRQGLQPFIERELQAQYGKYWVTTVTNGWRNELTWTDENTPHLDVAALLRLMWEQWNEVFRKTLGFGERSLVSELREYRNKWAHQATFSTNDAQRALDSVARLLTAITAPQADEAERMRMELMRLFFDEQVRSERRKSSAIESTVTGALKPWREVVTPHKDVASGRYQQAEFAADLWQVHLGEGSDEYRNPIEFFRRTYLTESLISLLVGALQRLQGAGGDPVVQLQTNFGGGKTHSMLALYHLVSGVKPTELAGIDRVMATAGVETLPTARRVVLVGNKISPGNPSVKPDGTVVRTLWGELAWQLGGRQAFERVRLDDERATSPGDALRTLFNDYGPCLILIDEWVAYARQLHDQSDLPAGGFETQFTFAQALTESAKLAKNCLLVISLPASDTTGSPHTQTDDAEVGGQRGREALDRLRNVIGRVESSWRPASAEEGFEIVRRRLFEPLSDPAQFKDRDVVARAFADLYRTQQQEFPPDCRESSYEQRIKAAYPIHPEIFDRLYTDWSTLVKFQRTRGVLRLMAAVIHSLWEKGDRNALIMPATIPIEEPRVQFELTRYLSDNWVPILEKDVDGPSSLPLKLDAEVPNLGKFSASRRVARTVYLGSAPIASAANRGLEDRQIKLGCVMPGETPAVFGDALRRLSAVATYLYNDGPRYWYSTQPTVTKLAEDRAEQLKRDPDKIAQELEKRLRADLRKPGDFSRIHPLPASGADVADDLDTRLVVLGSHAAYSKEPGNPAEAAARTILEYRGSAPRLYRNALVFLAPDKIRMQELEEALRKYLAWDSILAEKETLDLTPHQVKQAEAQRTSAEGAVTGRIPETYQWLLAPKQTRPQDPVEWQATRLTGQDPLAVRASKKLRNDEQLVLSLAPSSLRLELDKIPLWRGDHVSVRQLVEDFARYHYLPRLRTPLVLCEAIQNGVNMTTWDLDSFAYAERYDEAAGRYQGLRIATLVTVSEHDSALLVRPEAAQRQFIAETPPPAPAAGPAPTGIPSAQAALDMGIPSIRESAAPYTASTGAASPAPARRPQARRFHGTVALSPERAGRDASKIADEIITHLVALIGANVRVTLEIEADIPDGAPDHVVRTVTENSRVLKFIQAGFEEE